Proteins encoded within one genomic window of Halodesulfurarchaeum formicicum:
- a CDS encoding ATP-grasp domain-containing protein: MSDNDDGTDLLVLLPTDRDHENMGKVDAPYNLHWFEDEDFDYPQPGSDFDMVEYTERASEYVEQADIDGVLFSHDVANLVAGALVDRHDLPGPELEPVFLADHKYYSRMHQPNVPWFDYIDLETDEWGDEPRFPAYIKPPFLTMTLLQYRVEDREEYERAMETVRKELPKYTEPFMDFFDTYVDTERYPLATRDMMLVEEPLEDWTQHCVEGWVDSDGELHVWAISDHNYYDDGSLAIDNYSTPSTLPTEAQEELIDIAREAIVQHGFEESFWNVEIFRLADRHVITEVNGRTASVWEPLYEGAFDTSVYEGIMHLHADNPEQTQAVAPDWEPGSDYETMGTQFHVITFGEGRADEFLDFEYARSVPDTDVEIFVDPEDEIEQTRSSGFWLARFHLFGEDYQEMLDRADEIRTNMLEQPELSPEPERYT, from the coding sequence ATGTCTGACAATGACGATGGTACCGACCTGCTGGTGCTGCTCCCGACCGACCGCGACCACGAGAACATGGGGAAGGTCGATGCGCCCTACAACCTCCACTGGTTCGAGGACGAGGACTTCGACTATCCACAGCCGGGGTCGGACTTCGACATGGTCGAGTACACCGAACGGGCCTCCGAGTACGTCGAACAGGCGGATATCGACGGCGTGCTCTTCTCTCATGACGTGGCGAACCTGGTCGCCGGCGCCCTGGTCGACCGCCACGACCTCCCGGGTCCCGAACTCGAGCCGGTCTTTCTGGCGGATCACAAGTACTACTCCCGGATGCACCAGCCCAACGTCCCGTGGTTCGACTACATCGACCTAGAGACCGATGAGTGGGGGGACGAGCCCCGGTTCCCGGCCTACATCAAACCGCCCTTCCTCACGATGACCCTGCTGCAGTACCGGGTCGAGGACCGCGAGGAATACGAGCGAGCCATGGAGACGGTTCGAAAGGAGCTGCCGAAGTACACCGAGCCGTTCATGGACTTCTTCGACACCTACGTCGACACGGAGCGCTATCCCCTTGCGACCAGGGACATGATGCTGGTCGAGGAGCCCCTGGAGGACTGGACTCAGCACTGTGTCGAGGGGTGGGTCGATTCCGACGGCGAGTTGCACGTCTGGGCCATCTCCGATCACAACTACTACGACGACGGCTCGCTGGCCATCGACAACTACTCCACGCCCTCGACGTTGCCCACCGAGGCCCAGGAGGAGTTGATCGACATCGCGAGGGAGGCCATCGTCCAGCACGGCTTCGAGGAGAGTTTCTGGAACGTCGAGATCTTCAGACTCGCCGATCGGCACGTCATCACCGAGGTCAACGGCCGGACGGCGTCGGTGTGGGAACCGCTCTACGAGGGAGCCTTCGATACCTCGGTGTACGAGGGGATCATGCATCTCCACGCCGACAACCCCGAACAGACCCAGGCGGTTGCGCCGGACTGGGAGCCGGGTTCCGACTACGAGACGATGGGGACCCAGTTCCACGTGATCACCTTCGGCGAGGGGCGGGCCGATGAGTTCCTGGACTTCGAGTACGCTCGATCCGTCCCGGACACCGACGTGGAGATCTTCGTCGACCCCGAGGACGAGATCGAACAGACCCGATCGAGTGGGTTCTGGTTGGCCCGCTTCCACCTCTTCGGGGAGGACTACCAGGAGATGCTCGACCGTGCGGACGAGATCCGGACGAACATGCTCGAACAGCCGGAACTGTCACCCGAGCCGGAGCGGTACACCTGA
- a CDS encoding phosphoribosyltransferase, which produces MATSRFRDRADAGEQLGEALLERGVEADLVLAIPRGGLPLGRAVADALDAPLDIAVASKIGAPGNPEYAIGAVASDGTVWRNESAIRGTSADEAYFERERQAEMAVAREKAKTYRAGRPEPQLAGKTVVLVDDGVATGSTIRACLAMLDEADTDRIILAVPVGPPDTIRELRSAADEVICLQEPTSFMGVGQFYERFDQVTDEEAMAYLS; this is translated from the coding sequence ATGGCAACGTCTCGATTCAGGGACCGGGCTGACGCGGGCGAACAGCTCGGCGAGGCCCTCCTGGAACGGGGGGTCGAGGCGGACCTCGTGCTCGCGATCCCACGTGGGGGGTTGCCGCTCGGTCGAGCCGTCGCCGACGCGCTCGACGCCCCACTCGACATCGCCGTGGCGTCGAAAATCGGCGCCCCGGGGAACCCCGAGTACGCGATTGGAGCCGTCGCCAGTGACGGGACAGTCTGGCGGAACGAGAGTGCGATTCGCGGGACGAGCGCCGACGAAGCATACTTCGAGCGCGAGCGGCAGGCGGAGATGGCAGTCGCTCGCGAGAAGGCCAAAACCTATCGTGCCGGTCGGCCGGAGCCCCAGCTGGCAGGCAAGACTGTCGTGCTGGTCGACGACGGGGTGGCGACCGGGTCAACCATCCGGGCGTGTCTGGCGATGCTGGACGAGGCAGACACGGACCGGATCATCCTGGCAGTCCCAGTCGGGCCGCCGGACACGATTCGCGAACTGCGTTCGGCGGCCGACGAGGTGATCTGTCTGCAGGAGCCCACGAGTTTCATGGGCGTCGGCCAGTTCTACGAGCGGTTCGATCAGGTGACCGACGAGGAAGCGATGGCGTATCTCTCCTGA
- a CDS encoding dienelactone hydrolase family protein, with product MTQPTGDSVQIPAGAVELPGALSIPADAPGLVVFAHGSGSSRLSPRNNFVADVIREAGLGTLLFDLLTEEEDRIRENRFDIPLLTDRLVAVTEWLRDRPATQGLHVGYFGSSTGAAAALRGAARRDDIDAVVSRGGRVDMASDVLGEITVPTLFIVGGEDTQVLEYNRQALEKLTCEKSLHIVEGANHLFEAEHELEEVADVAADWFARTLR from the coding sequence ATGACTCAACCGACGGGCGATTCGGTCCAGATCCCGGCCGGGGCGGTCGAACTACCGGGAGCGCTATCGATTCCGGCGGACGCGCCCGGGCTGGTCGTATTCGCCCACGGGAGTGGATCGAGCCGACTCAGCCCGCGGAACAACTTCGTCGCGGACGTCATCCGCGAGGCAGGGTTGGGGACGCTTCTCTTCGATCTGCTCACCGAGGAAGAGGATCGCATCCGGGAGAACCGCTTTGACATCCCGCTTTTGACCGATCGGCTGGTCGCGGTGACCGAATGGCTGCGAGATCGGCCAGCCACGCAGGGCCTCCACGTGGGCTACTTCGGTTCCAGCACCGGCGCCGCCGCGGCGCTGCGAGGGGCGGCCAGACGGGACGACATCGACGCGGTCGTCTCCCGTGGTGGCCGGGTGGACATGGCGAGTGACGTGCTTGGAGAGATCACCGTCCCCACGCTATTCATCGTCGGTGGGGAAGACACGCAGGTGCTCGAATACAACCGCCAGGCCCTCGAAAAACTCACCTGCGAGAAATCGTTGCACATCGTGGAGGGAGCTAATCACCTCTTCGAGGCGGAACACGAACTCGAGGAGGTGGCCGACGTGGCAGCAGATTGGTTCGCCCGGACGTTACGCTGA
- a CDS encoding TIGR04053 family radical SAM/SPASM domain-containing protein: MFGYGLFPESPKTNPMGPPNTVDTNERPFVLIWEVTQACDLECEHCRADAQPERHPQELSTAAGKALLREAARFDENQLVVLSGGDPLARPDIPELIEYGTDLGLRMTLTPSGTSSLDPAVIDDLDAAGLKRLAVSLDGSSPANHDTFRGEPGTFEQTVTAAEYAGEQGIPLQVNTTVSQSTVDDLPAIADLVEDLGAVLWSVFFLVPIGRGRLLEPVSPERAESVMEWLLDQAAERSFGVKTTEAPHYRRVAIEAERSAAGTPGPDDAIGRRGGVRAGDGFAFVSHTGAVYPSGFLPLAAGSVRESSLVDIYRNSELFQALRDEDRFRGKCGACSYRTVCGGSRSRAYADTGDPFESDPLCPYVPPDYEGDRPEQAVAYDRSGPAVDGHGN, encoded by the coding sequence ATGTTCGGGTATGGGCTCTTCCCGGAGAGTCCCAAAACGAACCCAATGGGTCCACCGAACACCGTCGACACGAACGAACGGCCCTTCGTCCTCATCTGGGAGGTCACCCAGGCCTGTGATCTCGAATGCGAGCACTGCCGGGCCGACGCCCAACCGGAGCGTCACCCACAGGAACTCAGTACTGCTGCGGGAAAGGCACTGCTCAGGGAGGCAGCCCGATTCGACGAGAATCAGCTGGTCGTTCTCTCCGGCGGCGACCCGCTAGCACGGCCGGATATTCCGGAACTAATCGAGTACGGCACGGACCTGGGGTTGCGAATGACCTTGACCCCCAGTGGCACGTCATCCCTCGACCCAGCCGTCATCGATGACCTGGACGCAGCGGGCCTGAAACGACTCGCCGTGAGTCTGGACGGCTCCTCGCCGGCGAATCACGACACCTTCAGAGGCGAGCCGGGCACCTTCGAACAAACAGTAACAGCAGCTGAATACGCCGGCGAACAGGGCATCCCGCTCCAGGTGAACACCACGGTCTCGCAGTCCACCGTCGATGACCTTCCGGCCATCGCCGACCTGGTCGAGGACCTGGGTGCGGTCCTGTGGTCGGTCTTCTTCCTCGTGCCGATCGGCCGCGGGCGGCTCCTTGAACCTGTTTCGCCGGAACGAGCGGAATCCGTCATGGAGTGGCTGCTCGATCAGGCTGCCGAGCGCTCCTTCGGGGTGAAGACGACGGAAGCACCACACTATCGCCGCGTCGCGATCGAGGCCGAACGGTCCGCAGCCGGCACACCTGGGCCGGACGATGCGATCGGTCGCCGGGGCGGCGTCAGAGCGGGGGACGGATTCGCCTTCGTCAGCCACACCGGCGCGGTGTACCCCTCCGGGTTCCTCCCGCTTGCGGCCGGGTCCGTGCGGGAGTCCTCGCTGGTCGATATCTACCGGAACAGCGAACTCTTCCAGGCACTTCGTGACGAGGACCGGTTTCGCGGGAAGTGTGGGGCCTGTTCGTACCGGACCGTCTGTGGCGGGAGCCGGTCACGGGCGTACGCCGACACGGGCGATCCCTTCGAGAGTGACCCGCTCTGCCCGTATGTCCCACCTGACTATGAGGGCGACCGCCCCGAGCAAGCCGTTGCCTACGACCGCTCGGGACCGGCTGTGGACGGCCACGGAAATTGA
- a CDS encoding UvrD-helicase domain-containing protein, whose protein sequence is MSDLEPNAQQQRLIDETEGTYLVDAGAGTGKTLAVTRRYANIIDQPGVEPDDVLLATFTTSAATEMRERIVEHSGYGLQQLADAPIRTFHSHAHHILDEHGYAAPRHLGIDDRITGSTRLIEDELVETELFREFIGQFQDAHPEYADQFRAIEDHLELLDLVTQLAAKGIIPTREGWYRDSREQLAGAFETFKRQFDAMNQPRNGGRKQSPLREKLGRYGKNKTYLPDAPTKADLRGGRGTKQLDPAVAKRVFDGNRSSLTDFVHDVYLEYLEFALGRNYLNFGFLQVLAYVLLLEDHDLRARLEFEYVMVDEFQDTSEIQFKLALLLAGTENFAVVGDWKQSIYAFQYADVDNIRQFEKRLQRFSASLNDDSTRVNFETPEVTAIRLSENYRSTQSILDFSKHALTVPATDTEAVENVALGDADALSSNAPFDQTHIEAIQHEAEHEAVLAKIQDIVGNDAYSVADGDGNPREPEYGDIAVLTRTREYGRELLRTAEQYDFPMAYDGGVELFRTDPAKVLLAWLRILESNADRGWAVVLEAAGYTLDEIDHVLSTGDYPAAMTGFRSKLAAMDTVASVARRVFDRYGFHGEYADVILDTIESVHQATTVTRGDLIRFITRAIDTGATHEVATSAGEDSVTVQTIHAAKGLEYPIVVMANMNDGRFPPSTRDSPAIRYEESVGLRQRQIYAAVGEYPHVYDNWRDDVLRHCLPDGYDEERRLLYVAITRAKQHLVFAGGEDPNRFLESLPVDLEEGHTDVAEVTEETTTQAQLPFTVSPPDGPVGLNAHDLMDESVFEEAGAGETSSGSGGVDFGTRVHEFAEQYARDGSGEPETEDEKRIADFIDSLDGELSVEAPVTLPLTIDDQRVTIAGIVDLVHVTSNRVAIIDYKTDRSRRGVPEYAVQLSVYYHVLGSVYPDRSVDASLYFTADGERVPVEPTAISQLRRRARDLISNS, encoded by the coding sequence ATGAGCGACCTCGAACCCAACGCACAGCAACAGCGGCTCATCGACGAAACGGAGGGGACCTACCTCGTCGATGCGGGGGCGGGAACCGGGAAGACCCTCGCCGTCACTCGGCGGTACGCGAACATCATCGATCAGCCCGGTGTCGAACCGGACGACGTCCTCCTGGCCACGTTCACCACCAGTGCGGCCACCGAGATGCGCGAGCGAATCGTCGAGCACTCCGGATATGGCCTCCAGCAACTCGCTGACGCACCGATCCGGACCTTCCACTCCCACGCACACCACATCCTCGACGAACACGGGTATGCCGCCCCACGCCATCTCGGCATCGACGACCGCATCACCGGGTCGACCCGGCTCATCGAAGACGAACTCGTCGAGACCGAACTGTTCCGGGAATTCATCGGGCAATTCCAGGACGCCCACCCGGAGTACGCCGATCAGTTTCGTGCAATCGAGGACCACCTCGAACTGCTGGATCTCGTCACACAACTCGCCGCGAAAGGGATCATCCCGACGCGAGAAGGCTGGTATCGCGATTCCCGGGAGCAGTTGGCGGGGGCATTCGAGACCTTCAAGCGCCAGTTCGACGCCATGAACCAGCCCCGAAACGGGGGGCGCAAGCAATCCCCACTCCGCGAAAAGCTAGGCCGCTACGGGAAGAACAAGACCTACCTCCCGGACGCCCCCACCAAAGCAGACCTCCGGGGCGGGCGCGGGACGAAGCAACTCGACCCCGCCGTCGCGAAGCGAGTGTTCGACGGGAATCGATCGTCACTCACTGATTTTGTCCACGACGTCTACCTCGAATACCTGGAATTCGCACTCGGCCGAAATTACCTGAATTTCGGCTTCCTGCAGGTGTTGGCGTACGTGTTGCTCCTGGAAGATCACGACCTTCGAGCGCGACTGGAGTTCGAGTACGTGATGGTCGACGAGTTCCAGGACACCAGCGAGATCCAGTTCAAACTCGCGTTGTTGCTCGCCGGCACCGAAAATTTCGCCGTCGTCGGGGACTGGAAGCAGAGCATCTATGCCTTCCAGTACGCCGACGTCGACAACATCCGTCAGTTCGAGAAGCGTTTACAGCGGTTCAGCGCTTCTTTGAACGACGACAGCACGCGAGTGAACTTCGAGACCCCCGAGGTCACCGCTATCAGGCTGTCCGAGAACTACCGCTCCACCCAGTCCATTCTCGACTTCTCGAAACACGCGCTCACGGTTCCTGCAACTGACACCGAAGCCGTCGAAAACGTGGCGCTCGGGGATGCGGACGCCCTGTCGAGTAACGCGCCGTTCGACCAGACTCACATCGAAGCGATTCAGCACGAAGCCGAACACGAGGCGGTCCTCGCGAAGATCCAGGATATCGTCGGCAACGACGCCTATTCGGTCGCAGATGGGGATGGAAACCCCCGGGAACCCGAATACGGGGACATCGCGGTCCTGACCAGAACCCGGGAGTACGGCCGCGAATTGCTCCGGACGGCCGAGCAGTACGACTTCCCGATGGCCTACGACGGCGGCGTGGAACTGTTCCGCACCGACCCGGCCAAGGTGCTGCTCGCCTGGCTCCGAATCCTCGAATCCAACGCCGACAGAGGCTGGGCGGTCGTCCTCGAAGCAGCCGGGTACACCCTGGACGAAATCGATCACGTGCTCTCGACGGGGGACTACCCGGCTGCCATGACGGGGTTCCGGTCGAAGCTGGCGGCGATGGACACGGTGGCGTCGGTCGCTCGCCGGGTCTTCGATCGGTACGGGTTCCACGGGGAGTACGCGGACGTAATTCTTGACACGATCGAATCCGTTCACCAGGCGACGACGGTGACCCGTGGGGATCTGATCCGCTTTATCACCCGGGCAATCGACACCGGGGCGACCCACGAGGTGGCCACCAGTGCCGGCGAGGACTCCGTCACCGTCCAGACCATCCACGCGGCGAAGGGACTGGAATATCCCATCGTCGTCATGGCAAACATGAACGACGGCCGGTTCCCGCCCTCGACTCGTGACTCGCCTGCCATCCGGTACGAGGAGTCCGTGGGACTCAGGCAGCGACAAATCTACGCCGCGGTCGGCGAGTACCCCCACGTCTATGACAACTGGCGGGACGACGTGCTCCGGCACTGTCTGCCGGATGGGTACGACGAGGAGCGCCGGCTCCTCTACGTCGCTATCACCCGGGCGAAACAGCATCTCGTCTTCGCCGGCGGCGAGGACCCGAATCGCTTTCTCGAATCCCTTCCCGTGGATCTTGAGGAAGGACACACCGACGTCGCCGAGGTGACCGAGGAAACGACGACACAGGCCCAACTCCCCTTCACCGTCTCGCCCCCGGACGGCCCCGTCGGTCTGAATGCCCACGACCTGATGGACGAATCGGTGTTCGAAGAAGCAGGTGCCGGCGAGACGTCCAGTGGCAGTGGGGGTGTCGATTTCGGAACGCGTGTCCACGAGTTCGCCGAGCAATACGCCCGCGACGGATCCGGCGAACCGGAAACAGAAGACGAAAAGCGAATCGCGGACTTCATCGACTCGCTGGACGGGGAACTGTCCGTCGAAGCGCCCGTGACGTTACCTCTCACGATCGATGACCAGCGAGTAACGATTGCTGGCATCGTCGACCTCGTTCACGTGACTTCGAATCGCGTGGCGATCATCGATTACAAGACCGATCGAAGCCGGCGTGGGGTCCCCGAGTACGCGGTCCAGTTGAGCGTCTACTATCACGTGCTCGGGTCTGTGTATCCGGATCGATCTGTCGACGCGAGTCTGTATTTCACGGCAGACGGAGAGCGGGTCCCAGTCGAGCCGACAGCCATCTCCCAGCTTCGAAGGCGGGCCCGAGACCTCATTTCGAACTCCTGA